From a region of the Mercurialis annua linkage group LG1-X, ddMerAnnu1.2, whole genome shotgun sequence genome:
- the LOC126672738 gene encoding uncharacterized protein LOC126672738: protein MEILEDSHIEATVRMEFIQVLMQHDGQWTEDGKYTDFKMTGILLEMNCTFNSFIELVYQSLQVQDTETELDIQYLISDDYPPVKIADERSLRFYIQLKKSELNFTRYPICIILNKSASFLETSSSEAANNSLLVHEDNITQLDEQNSKETEMSYSNLDMIEYVNLLCTLQENLPETNFDEDHVATNQANQKIEEGGIFKDKETLISEMSLYGLKEHFQFKVQKSCARQYRLKCIDDHCDWKFYASKIGHTKMFRVRKFNNYHTCSLEMRMGDLRFVSSKTIAKIIKSNLLDIKTIYTPNDIIRDMRNDYSIKLDYWKAWKCPEIALELLRGKPENSFGLLPRYLHMVKQTNTVSVVSLQRNVDHTFLYAFMSLNASISGWSHCMPIMVVDATFLKGPFGGSLFSASTLDAAGKIFPLAFSITDSENDASWNWFFRQIKTVFGVREGMCIISDRHMSIKNAIESVFAGEVQHDICLYHLLSNVKSRFKKDQKTIKDLFKAAARAYTKEEFNTHMAEMSNVNPRVTAYLKDAGFERWAVSHSVNKRYNIMTSNTAESFNAAVNRARELPVTMLMEYLRNLVQRWSYKNRNIAKGTFTKLSSKYDVVLRQNYLDSLKIEVEPSNDVIYTVTENGDTSTVNIKEKSCTCNRYQEEMIPCKHAAAVLNYKHQDPTEYCSKYFTNEAMLATYAQTVYPVPKKETWEVTAEVEDIIVLPPIGRTKPGRPKKRRIKGAEEQKNQNKCSRCGYYGHNRKTCKNIPKNR from the exons ATGGAGATTCTTGAAG atagtCATATTGAAGCT ACTGTCAG gatGGAATTTATCCAAGTACTAATGCAACATGATGGGCAATGGACTGAAGATGGAAAGTATACTGACTTCAAAATGACAGGAATTTTATTGGAAATGAACTGCACATTCAATAGTTTTATCGAATTAGTATATCAAAGTTTGCAAGTTCAAGATACTGAAACTGAATTAGATATTCAATATCTAATCAGTGATGATTATCCTCCAGTCAAAATAGCAGATGAAAGAAGTCTCAGATTCTATATACAGTTAAAGAAGAGTGAACTTAACTTCACAAGATATCCAATCTGCATCATATTGAATAAATCTGCTTCTTTTTTGGAAACATCATCATCAGAAGCTGCAAACAATTCACTTCTTGTTCATGAAGACAATATAACGCAACTGGATGAACAAAACTCTAAAGAAACAGAAATGTCTTATTCAAATTTGGATATGATTGAATATGTAAACCTTCTCTGCACACTTCAAGAAAATCTTCCAGAAACAAATTTTGATGAAGATCATGTTGCAACCAATCAAGCAAATCAGAAAATAGAAGAAGGAGGTATATTCAAAGATAAAGAAACATTAATATCAGAGATGAGCCTATATGGACTAAAAGAACACTTTCAGTTCAAG GTCCAAAAATCATGCGCAAGACAGTACCGATTAAAATGCATAGATGACCATTGTGATTGGAAATTTTATGCCTCGAAAATTGGTCATACAAAAATGTTTCGAGTACGTAAGTTCAACAATTATCATACATGTTCTTTGGAGATGAGAATGGGAGACCTGAGGTTTGTCAGCTCAAAAACCAtagcaaaaataataaagtcaAACTTGTTGGATATCAAGACAATTTACACACCTAATGACATAATCAGAGACATGAGAAATGATTATAGCATTAAATTGGATTACTGGAAAGCTTGGAAATGTCCAGAAATTGCACTAGAGCTTTTAAGAGGGAAACCAGAAAATTCATTTGGTCTACTACCGAGATATCTTCACATGGTGAAGCAAACAAATACAGTATCAGTTGTAAGCTTACAAAGAAATGTGGATCATACTTTTCTTTATGCATTCATGTCACTTAATGCATCAATAAGTGGATGGAGTCACTGTATGCCTATTATGGTTGTTGATGCTACATTTTTGAAAGGACCATTTGGAGGTTCTCTGTTTTCAGCTTCAACTCTTGATGCAGCAG GAAAAATCTTCCCTCTTGCCTTTTCAATAACAGATTCAGAAAATGATGCATCTTGGAATTGGTTTTTTAGACAAATCAAAACTGTTTTTGGTGTAAGGGAAGGAATGTGTATAATTTCAGACAGACATATGAGTATTAAAAATGCAATAGAAAGTGTTTTTGCTGGAGAAGTTCAACATGATATTTGCTTATATCATTTACTAAGTAACGTGAAAAGCAGATTTAAAAAGGATCAGAAGACAATTAAAGACCTGTTCAAAGCAGCAGCAAGAGCTTATACAAAGGAAGAATTCAATACTCATATGGCAGAAATGAGCAACGTAAATCCAAGAGTTACAGCTTATCTCAAAGATGCAGGTTTTGAAAGGTGGGCAGTTTCACATTCTGTGAACAAAAGATACAACATAATGACTTCAAATACTGCTGAGTCATTTAATGCAGCAGTAAATAGAGCACGAGAATTACCAGTTACGATGCTTATGGAATACTTGAGAAATTTGGTTCAAAGGTGGAGCTACAAGAACAGAAATATTGCTAAAGGAACCTTTACAAAATTGTCTTCAAAATATGATGTTGTCCTAAGGCAAAACTATTTAGATTCACTCAAAATAGAG GTAGAGCCATCTAATGATGTCATATACACTGTTACTGAAAATGGTGATACCTCTACTGTTAACATCAAGGAAAAATCTTGTACATGCAACAGATATCAAGAAGAAATGATCCCATGTAAACATGCTGCTGCTGTATTAAACTACAAACATCAAGACCCAACTGAATATTGCTCAAAGTACTTCACAAATGAAGCAATGCTTGCTACATATGCACAAACTGTATACCCAGTTCCTAAAAAAGAAACATGGGAAGTCACTGCAGAGGTTGAGGATATCATTGTCTTACCTCCTATAGGGAGAACTAAGCCAGGAAGACCAAAAAAGAGAAGAATAAAAGGAGCAGAAGAACAAAAGAATCAAAACAAGTGCAGCAGATGTGGATATTATGGACATAATCGTAAAACTTGTAAAAATATTCCAAAAAACAGATAG
- the LOC126665659 gene encoding protein ALTERED SEED GERMINATION 2 produces MELPYNKRIKHGFSQIHNRELGLFKPRNFSKTFSASEEIVKQINLYGKLMGHEGCVNSVEFNSTGDVLVSGSDDKNVMFWDWISGTTTVSYPSGHFDNIFQTKIMPLTDDRTIVTSSADGQVRVGQVLEDGRVDTKKLGKHQGRVYKLAVEPGSPHIFYSCGEDGFVQHFDLRMRSSSSTKLVCCSSFTENNSRRSFNCISLNSIVIDPRNPHYFAVGGSDEYARVYDLRKCGWDASNSLDAPFNIFCPRHLIGGKNVHITGLAYSNTSELLVSYNDELIYLFQKSMGIGPDPLSVPSKDLQKPEEPQVYTGHRNSKTVKGVSFFGPNDEYVSSGSDCGNIFIWKKKDGKLVRLMSGDRYVVNQIDPHPHMPMFATCGLEKNVKLWVPMASEHSPIPDNVERIMESNRQGREDNSRVNLTPDVIMHVLRLQRRQALAYVERRYNRGDVESDDEEAEAYAFGFSTGDASSEAGSDENSGECNIS; encoded by the exons ATGGAACTTCCTTATAACAAGAGAATTAAACATGGATTTTCACAAATTCACAACAGAGAACTTGGTTTATTCAAACCCAGAAACTTCTCCAAAACATTCTCTGCTTCTGAG GAAATTGTGAAGCAAATAAATCTTTATGGGAAGCTGATGGGTCATGAGGGTTGTGTAAATTCAGTAGAGTTTAACTCTACTGGTGATGTTCTTGTGTCAGGTTCTGATGATAAAAATGTTATGTTTTGGGATTGGATTAGTGGAACAACAACTGTTTCATATCCTTCTGGTCACTTTGATAACATATTTCAGACCAAGATCATGCCTTTAACTGATGATCGTACAATAGTTACTTCTTCAGCTGATGGTCAG GTGAGAGTTGGCCAGGTGCTGGAGGATGGCAGAGTTGATACGAAAAAGTTGGGGAAGCACCAAGGGCGTGTTTACAAGCTTGCTGTGGAGCCAGGAAGTCCCCACATATTTTATAGTTGCGGTGAAGATGGTTTTGTGCAACAT TTTGATCTGCGTATGCGCAGCTCGTCTTCTACCAAGCTTGTCTGCTGTTCTTCATTCACAGAAAATAACAGCAGACGATCTTTTAATTGTATAAGTTTGAATTCCATCGTAATTGACCCAAGGAATCCGCATTACTTTGCTGTTGGAGGTTCTGATGAATATGCACGTGTTTACGACTTAAGAAAATGCGGATGGGACGCGTCAAATAGTTTGGATGCACCCTTCAACATATTCTGCCCTCGTCACTTGATCGGGGGTAAAAATGTGCACATCACGGGATTGGCATACTCTAACACAAGCGAACTGCTTGTCTCTTACAATGAtgaacttatttatttatttcagaaaaGCATGGGAATTGGCCCCGACCCGTTGTCTGTGCCATCCAAAGATCTGCAAAAACCTGAAGAGCCGCAAGTTTACACAGGTCATAGAAATTCAAAGACAGTTAAAGGAGTGAGTTTCTTTGGACCTAATGATGAATATGTATCGAGTGGATCAGATTGCggaaatatatttatttggaaaaagaaAGATGGTAAGCTAGTGCGTCTGATGTCTGGCGATAGATATGTTGTAAATCAAATCGATCCCCATCCACATATGCCTATGTTCGCTACATGTGGATtagaaaaaaatgtgaaactttgggTTCCCATGGCAAGTGAGCATTCTCCAATTCCTGACAACGTGGAACGG ATTATGGAATCAAATCGGCAGGGGAGAGAGGACAATTCGCGGGTGAATCTTACCCCAGATGTGATCATGCACGTTCTGCGCCTGCAAAGGCGGCAAGCATTAGCATATGTAGAAAGGAGATATAATAGAGGTGATGTTGAGAGTGATGACGAAGAAGCAGAGGCATATGCTTTTGGATTTTCAACCGGCGATGCTTCTTCCGAAGCGGGTTCAGACGAAAATTCCGGAGAGTGTAATATTAGCTAG